The Listeria sp. PSOL-1 genome includes a region encoding these proteins:
- a CDS encoding nitrate/nitrite transporter, with translation MNYSKKDAVIALIMATVAMAVSFMVWASLSPVANQIAQTYDLTASQKSLLIATPVLLGSIMRIPMGILSDRVGGKKVYIGTMIFIIIPLLFIPNVASFPMLLLCALLIGMAGTTFAVAISYVSSWFPPEKQGLILGIAGMGNIGNALAGLFIPRINNTWGFDSVYYSLIGALVVIIVLFALLAKEMQLPKEKKTLAKSLSVVKDQNTWYLSLFYFLTFGAFVALSNYLPSFMGDQFSMTPVNAGLIAAAFAAVATCMRPVGGVLADKINSTKLLTLVFAFVTVFALIMASFLQNFVVFTTVIFLTALTIGLGNGIVFKMVPMVSKGNTGAVTGFVGAAGGLGGFFPPLALGAIKQSTGTFSLGFVFLAIFTLLCLVTVWATYLRPSRKRTTA, from the coding sequence ATGAATTATTCAAAAAAAGATGCAGTCATTGCTCTTATTATGGCAACAGTGGCTATGGCTGTATCATTTATGGTGTGGGCAAGTTTATCTCCAGTGGCTAACCAAATTGCGCAAACCTATGATCTAACTGCATCGCAGAAAAGTTTGCTCATTGCTACACCTGTTTTATTAGGTTCCATTATGCGGATTCCAATGGGGATTTTAAGCGATAGAGTTGGAGGAAAGAAAGTTTATATTGGAACGATGATTTTCATTATTATTCCGTTACTTTTTATTCCAAACGTTGCTTCATTCCCAATGTTACTACTTTGTGCGCTCCTTATTGGTATGGCAGGGACGACTTTTGCGGTAGCAATCTCTTATGTTTCTTCATGGTTTCCACCTGAAAAGCAAGGGTTGATTCTTGGCATTGCTGGTATGGGAAACATTGGTAACGCTCTAGCAGGCCTTTTTATTCCACGGATTAACAATACATGGGGCTTTGACTCAGTTTATTACTCATTGATTGGTGCTTTAGTTGTTATCATTGTCTTATTCGCTTTACTAGCAAAAGAAATGCAGCTTCCGAAAGAAAAGAAAACTCTTGCTAAGTCCTTATCTGTTGTTAAAGATCAAAATACTTGGTATCTGTCATTGTTTTATTTCTTAACTTTTGGAGCGTTTGTTGCTTTAAGTAATTACTTGCCTTCTTTTATGGGAGATCAATTTAGTATGACTCCAGTTAACGCAGGCCTTATTGCAGCAGCTTTTGCAGCAGTGGCAACTTGTATGCGTCCAGTTGGAGGTGTGTTAGCGGATAAAATTAATTCCACAAAACTATTAACGCTAGTTTTTGCTTTCGTTACTGTTTTTGCACTGATCATGGCTTCTTTCTTACAAAACTTTGTTGTTTTTACGACTGTGATTTTCTTAACCGCATTAACAATTGGTTTAGGAAACGGTATTGTTTTTAAAATGGTGCCTATGGTTTCAAAAGGTAACACTGGAGCCGTGACTGGGTTTGTTGGTGCGGCTGGTGGATTGGGGGGCTTTTTCCCACCACTTGCGCTCGGGGCAATCAAACAATCAACCGGAACCTTTTCGCTTGGATTTGTTTTCCTTGCGATCTTCACATTGCTTTGTTTAGTAACGGTTTGGGCGACTTATCTTCGCCCTTCGCGTAAAAGGACAACCGCTTAA
- a CDS encoding YdeI family protein translates to MPTNKINPKVSEYLSEVTQWQEEMEELRSILLDLGLTEEIKWGKPCYLSEGKNIVIIQGFKAYVALLFFKGVLLDDGKGILVKTGEKTHVGRQIRFTEVGSIRDMSATIKDYVKKAIEVEKAGLTIEKKPRQEAPIPAEFQQKLDTLPELKSAFENLTPGRKKAYIHYFSDAKQSKTRIARIEKYIDKILSGKGMMD, encoded by the coding sequence ATGCCAACAAATAAAATAAATCCCAAAGTAAGTGAATATTTAAGCGAAGTAACACAGTGGCAAGAAGAGATGGAAGAGCTTAGATCAATTTTGCTTGACCTTGGGCTTACAGAAGAGATAAAGTGGGGAAAGCCTTGCTATTTATCTGAAGGAAAAAATATTGTTATTATTCAAGGGTTTAAAGCATACGTGGCACTTTTATTTTTTAAAGGCGTTTTGTTAGATGATGGTAAAGGTATTTTAGTTAAAACCGGAGAAAAGACGCATGTTGGTCGTCAAATTCGTTTTACAGAAGTAGGAAGCATTCGCGATATGTCAGCTACGATTAAAGATTATGTGAAAAAAGCGATTGAAGTAGAAAAAGCGGGTTTGACAATAGAAAAAAAGCCGAGGCAAGAAGCACCCATTCCTGCCGAATTTCAGCAAAAATTGGATACGTTGCCAGAGCTTAAATCAGCATTTGAGAATTTAACACCAGGCCGAAAGAAAGCTTATATTCACTACTTTTCAGATGCCAAACAGTCAAAAACTAGAATCGCTAGGATAGAGAAATATATCGATAAGATTCTTTCCGGTAAAGGGATGATGGATTAG
- a CDS encoding YebC/PmpR family DNA-binding transcriptional regulator: protein MGRKWANIKEKKASKDTNNSRIYAKFGIEIYVAAKSGDPDPHANQKLRFVIERAKTYNVPKHIIDRAIEKAKGTGDETYSELRYEGFGPNGSMVIVDALTNNVNRTASDVRAAYSKNGGNMGVSGSVAYMFDNTAVFGVADKNADELLEILMEAEVDVRDILEEDDQAIVYAEPSDFHTVQEALKNAGITEFTVAEIEMLPQNEITLAGDDLTKFEKMIDALEDLEDVQKVYHNVEL from the coding sequence ATGGGCCGTAAATGGGCAAATATTAAAGAAAAAAAAGCATCAAAAGATACGAATAATAGCCGAATCTATGCAAAATTTGGCATTGAAATTTACGTTGCAGCAAAATCAGGCGATCCAGATCCTCATGCGAATCAAAAGTTACGTTTTGTCATTGAACGAGCTAAGACTTATAACGTACCAAAACATATTATTGATCGTGCCATTGAAAAAGCAAAAGGCACTGGTGATGAAACTTATTCCGAACTCCGCTATGAAGGTTTTGGTCCAAATGGTTCAATGGTCATTGTTGATGCCCTAACAAACAATGTAAATCGCACAGCATCTGACGTTCGTGCTGCTTATAGTAAAAATGGCGGCAACATGGGCGTGAGTGGTTCTGTTGCTTATATGTTTGATAATACCGCTGTTTTTGGCGTAGCTGATAAAAATGCTGACGAATTATTGGAAATTTTAATGGAAGCTGAAGTTGATGTGCGTGATATTCTTGAAGAAGATGATCAAGCGATTGTTTACGCCGAACCAAGTGATTTCCATACTGTCCAAGAAGCTTTAAAAAACGCTGGTATCACTGAATTTACTGTTGCAGAAATTGAAATGCTGCCACAAAATGAAATCACACTTGCTGGTGATGATCTAACTAAATTCGAAAAAATGATCGACGCTTTGGAAGATCTAGAAGATGTCCAAAAAGTCTATCACAACGTTGAATTGTAG
- a CDS encoding zinc ribbon domain-containing protein YjdM has product MSKLPNCPVCNSEYTYEDRGLFICPECGHEWTNAEETNADENNEVRDANGNTLQDGDSVTIIKDLKVKGSSNPLKIGTKVKNIRLVEGDHNIDCKIDGFGAMKLKSEFVKKNS; this is encoded by the coding sequence ATGTCAAAATTACCTAATTGTCCAGTTTGTAACTCAGAATACACGTATGAAGATCGTGGTTTGTTTATTTGTCCTGAATGCGGCCATGAGTGGACAAATGCTGAAGAAACAAATGCAGATGAAAATAATGAAGTGCGTGATGCAAATGGAAACACGCTTCAAGATGGTGATTCAGTAACGATTATTAAGGATTTAAAAGTAAAAGGAAGCTCAAATCCATTAAAAATAGGCACCAAAGTAAAAAATATTCGTTTGGTTGAAGGCGACCATAATATTGACTGCAAAATTGACGGTTTTGGCGCAATGAAATTAAAATCAGAATTTGTAAAGAAAAACAGCTAA
- a CDS encoding MFS transporter codes for MKKKKQQINPQEMIIVDTKTAQKAVVATGLGNAMEWFDFGIYSYLAVIIGKVFFPEMDGILQLVYTFATFAIAFIMRPIGGFVFGWLGDKWGRKKVLTITILMMAFSTLCIGLIPGYKSIGIAAAVLLLVARLVQGFSTGGEYSGAMTYIAESAPDKKRGILGSGLEVGTLCGYIGGSGLVTLLTFILGDQTMLEWGWRIPFFVAAPLGLVGLYLRSNLEETQAFQELQEQQEDDENTQPSFKEILLYHKKFLFVGIVIVAFYNIVNYMVLSYMPSHLSSVLGYGNSKSLLLILIVMFIMIPFVFLMGHLSDKIGNKRIVQAGLIGIIVCAWPAFSLISQNHIWTVFLGLVLLALSLSFFEGALPSLLPTLFFTDVRYRALSVTFNISVSIFGGTTPMVASFLINKTNNDLMPAFYMIAVCLIGFVVVTFMFRDTSGKSLRGSFPAVESKEEAAALGKNPKKALWWKKEEKEIKKKIDESS; via the coding sequence ATGAAAAAAAAGAAACAACAAATTAACCCACAAGAAATGATAATTGTTGACACAAAAACGGCGCAAAAGGCTGTTGTTGCTACTGGTTTAGGAAATGCAATGGAATGGTTTGATTTCGGGATTTATTCTTACTTAGCTGTTATTATTGGGAAAGTCTTTTTTCCTGAAATGGATGGCATTTTGCAACTTGTCTACACATTTGCAACCTTTGCGATCGCTTTTATTATGAGGCCAATTGGTGGCTTTGTATTTGGCTGGCTTGGTGATAAATGGGGCAGAAAAAAAGTTTTAACCATTACGATTTTAATGATGGCTTTTTCAACACTTTGTATTGGCTTAATACCTGGATATAAATCAATTGGAATTGCAGCTGCCGTATTGTTACTTGTTGCGCGCTTGGTCCAAGGATTTTCAACAGGTGGCGAATATTCGGGAGCGATGACGTACATAGCAGAATCAGCACCAGATAAAAAACGTGGGATCTTAGGTAGTGGCTTAGAAGTCGGTACGCTTTGTGGCTATATTGGCGGTTCGGGTCTCGTTACTTTACTTACATTTATTTTAGGTGATCAAACAATGCTTGAGTGGGGTTGGCGCATCCCATTTTTCGTAGCTGCACCACTTGGTTTGGTTGGACTTTATCTTCGTTCGAATTTAGAAGAAACTCAAGCATTTCAAGAGCTACAAGAACAACAAGAAGACGACGAAAATACGCAGCCTTCATTTAAAGAGATTTTGTTATATCATAAAAAATTCTTATTTGTTGGGATTGTGATTGTTGCTTTTTATAACATTGTCAATTATATGGTTCTTAGTTATATGCCGTCACATCTAAGTTCTGTTCTTGGTTATGGGAATTCAAAAAGCTTATTACTGATCTTAATTGTGATGTTTATTATGATTCCATTTGTTTTCTTAATGGGTCACTTAAGCGACAAAATTGGGAATAAGCGTATTGTGCAAGCTGGCTTAATTGGAATCATTGTATGTGCTTGGCCGGCTTTTTCATTAATCAGTCAAAATCATATCTGGACAGTATTTTTGGGGTTGGTGTTATTAGCACTTTCGCTATCTTTTTTCGAAGGAGCATTACCTTCACTTCTACCAACACTCTTTTTCACAGATGTTCGTTACCGCGCTTTATCTGTAACTTTTAACATTTCGGTTTCAATTTTTGGTGGGACAACGCCGATGGTTGCTTCGTTTTTAATTAACAAAACAAATAATGATCTTATGCCGGCTTTTTATATGATTGCTGTTTGTCTCATTGGTTTTGTCGTTGTCACATTTATGTTTCGCGATACTTCTGGAAAATCGCTTCGTGGATCATTCCCTGCTGTTGAAAGTAAAGAAGAAGCTGCTGCACTTGGAAAAAACCCTAAAAAAGCGCTTTGGTGGAAGAAAGAAGAGAAAGAAATTAAAAAGAAAATTGATGAAAGTTCTTAG
- a CDS encoding peptidase, whose product MTALLFLPFLFLLCAVFGIAGRVLLAIWIYKDAESRNMNAALWCLLIAFTSVIIVMIVYFIIKKPAFEDKKRLGLLISGCILTVITFILSIVFFVTFVFGIIQSFEDGSWYDNQENIMDGYDFDNGYENF is encoded by the coding sequence ATGACAGCATTACTTTTTTTACCATTTTTATTTTTACTTTGCGCTGTTTTTGGAATCGCTGGACGCGTATTGCTTGCTATTTGGATTTACAAAGATGCTGAAAGTCGCAATATGAATGCCGCTTTGTGGTGTTTGCTGATTGCTTTTACAAGTGTCATTATCGTAATGATTGTTTACTTCATTATCAAAAAACCAGCCTTTGAAGATAAGAAAAGACTGGGCTTATTGATCTCAGGTTGTATTTTAACAGTGATTACGTTTATTCTAAGTATCGTTTTTTTCGTTACCTTTGTATTTGGTATAATTCAAAGTTTTGAAGATGGTTCATGGTATGATAATCAGGAGAATATAATGGATGGCTATGATTTTGATAATGGCTATGAGAATTTTTAA
- a CDS encoding inorganic phosphate transporter → MNTIIIITVLIVIMGLAFDFINGFHDIANAVATCISTRALKPRVAISIAAVMNFLGAISFTGVAEGLTKNIVNPFSLHNGEFVVLCGLIAAVLWNLFTWFIGMPSSSSHALIGAIAGASVASAGNFSVLNYAGFTTIIFALIVSPIIGFTIGYIIYSMFKLIFHNQKRVKMNRRFRMAQIGTAAIQAYAHGTNDAQKTMGVITLALITSGLLKESAGVPFWVQFTCAVAMAVGSSIGGFRIIKTVGTKIMRIEPVTGVAADVTSLSVIMSATLTHLPVSTTQVIDSSIMGVGTANHKKEVNWRTGKNMLLTWIFTLPAAALMAALVYWIAAFIFL, encoded by the coding sequence TTGAATACAATAATTATTATTACCGTATTAATCGTTATTATGGGACTTGCTTTTGATTTCATTAATGGTTTTCATGATATTGCAAATGCTGTAGCGACCTGTATTTCAACACGAGCATTAAAACCAAGAGTGGCCATTTCTATTGCTGCTGTCATGAATTTCTTAGGAGCGATTTCTTTTACAGGTGTTGCTGAAGGACTTACAAAAAATATTGTTAATCCATTTTCATTACATAATGGCGAATTCGTGGTTTTATGTGGGTTGATTGCTGCTGTGTTGTGGAATTTATTTACTTGGTTTATTGGAATGCCAAGCAGCTCATCGCATGCTTTAATTGGAGCAATTGCCGGAGCCTCGGTTGCTTCTGCTGGAAATTTTAGCGTATTAAACTATGCAGGTTTTACGACGATTATTTTTGCCTTGATTGTTTCACCCATTATTGGCTTTACCATTGGCTATATCATTTATTCCATGTTTAAACTTATTTTCCATAACCAAAAACGTGTGAAAATGAATCGACGTTTCCGTATGGCCCAAATTGGAACAGCTGCTATTCAAGCTTACGCGCATGGGACAAATGATGCGCAAAAGACAATGGGTGTTATCACGCTAGCTTTAATTACAAGTGGACTATTAAAAGAAAGTGCTGGAGTGCCATTTTGGGTGCAGTTTACTTGCGCGGTTGCAATGGCGGTGGGTTCTTCTATTGGAGGCTTCCGTATTATCAAAACAGTAGGTACAAAAATTATGCGGATTGAACCAGTTACAGGCGTTGCGGCAGACGTTACCTCATTATCAGTGATCATGTCTGCTACATTAACGCATCTTCCTGTAAGTACAACACAGGTTATCGATAGTTCTATCATGGGTGTTGGTACTGCCAATCATAAGAAAGAAGTAAACTGGCGTACAGGTAAAAATATGTTGCTTACCTGGATATTCACTTTACCCGCAGCAGCATTAATGGCAGCATTAGTTTACTGGATTGCTGCTTTTATTTTTCTTTAA
- a CDS encoding DUF1149 family protein has translation MEIKTNQIIVEKYNFETILAKQEQVENTVRVEINEVEPTSDDKSILEEGKLFKIDVPFDLILPQFKINGQISRIVQLVDFFGQGNELGEELIQELSKPLISYITRLTYEVSEIAFDAPGIDLDFTANNNE, from the coding sequence GTGGAAATTAAAACAAATCAAATCATTGTTGAAAAATATAACTTTGAAACCATTTTAGCGAAGCAAGAACAAGTGGAGAACACAGTAAGAGTAGAGATTAATGAAGTTGAACCTACTTCCGATGATAAGTCAATTTTAGAGGAAGGGAAGCTTTTTAAAATTGACGTTCCATTTGATCTGATTTTACCGCAATTCAAGATTAATGGACAAATTAGTCGTATTGTGCAATTAGTTGACTTCTTCGGCCAAGGTAATGAGTTAGGAGAAGAGCTCATTCAAGAGCTTTCTAAGCCTTTGATTTCTTATATTACACGCTTGACGTATGAGGTGTCTGAGATTGCATTTGATGCACCAGGAATTGATTTAGATTTTACCGCGAATAATAACGAGTAA
- a CDS encoding DUF4198 domain-containing protein: protein MIVLFFMLALIACFMIFKKQWKKTTPIVLLVICLAILSACGTKNATEEVQADKKVTQKTESAKKNVTPPKIESKDQFKSTNNGTVIIKGKTAPNAEVRVESKDFTAQKITTAKNGEFAFTIPAIKKAKVNATIYTKLGNKEDHQVISLVGNPTYKKTLAKKVEDERLAKEKKTQLATETRKVAQNDQKQVKVQPSKKTTVKKTVVPSKKAQPKPKPAKPKPKPTKPSQAQGSTVYITATGKKYHFSPNCRGLNHSNSKTKIKLKDAQSRGYTKCSFE, encoded by the coding sequence ATGATTGTTTTGTTTTTTATGTTAGCACTCATTGCTTGTTTTATGATTTTTAAAAAGCAATGGAAAAAAACAACACCTATTGTTTTACTTGTCATCTGTTTAGCTATTTTATCAGCATGTGGCACAAAAAATGCTACTGAAGAAGTTCAAGCTGATAAAAAAGTAACTCAAAAAACAGAATCTGCTAAAAAAAATGTTACTCCCCCCAAAATTGAAAGTAAAGATCAGTTTAAATCGACGAATAATGGAACCGTTATCATCAAAGGGAAAACGGCTCCAAATGCTGAAGTTAGAGTCGAAAGCAAGGATTTTACAGCACAAAAGATAACAACTGCTAAAAATGGGGAATTCGCTTTTACAATTCCAGCAATAAAAAAAGCGAAAGTAAACGCTACGATTTACACTAAACTTGGCAATAAAGAAGATCATCAAGTAATTTCGCTTGTTGGAAACCCTACATACAAGAAAACACTAGCAAAAAAAGTGGAAGACGAGCGCCTAGCTAAGGAAAAGAAAACACAGCTAGCAACTGAAACACGCAAAGTCGCGCAAAATGACCAAAAACAAGTGAAAGTACAGCCAAGCAAAAAAACAACCGTTAAAAAAACTGTTGTTCCATCAAAAAAAGCACAACCTAAACCTAAGCCTGCTAAACCCAAGCCAAAACCAACTAAACCTAGCCAAGCTCAAGGAAGTACAGTCTACATCACTGCTACTGGGAAAAAATATCATTTTTCCCCCAATTGTCGCGGTTTAAATCATTCCAATAGTAAAACCAAAATCAAATTAAAAGATGCTCAATCGCGCGGCTATACAAAATGTAGTTTCGAATAA
- a CDS encoding serine protease, giving the protein MKKVQSLKLFVAFAIALLVLTPSFSTHAQSTTEAHKIQKRSILHPPHDYRNKVIDSTTPTFASIGLTVSPGSDSNSTFNFEGTGFVVGKNTFVTNNHVAIKFRNANPINKGATNSAWFYPGRDGDYLPFGKFKIIDVAYSPNADIAVVTVGKQNDLPYGKELGDVVAPLKVKKFSTTDRKVTISGYPGEKNKTQWYDTNRVEIHNFDNLESPTLMYDIDTTPGQSGSPIFNTSHEVVGVHSNGGRGNNGNLRNLGQRLNSVNYNFIMKRVNEENQKLYTSNADRWVWN; this is encoded by the coding sequence ATGAAAAAGGTACAATCTTTAAAACTTTTTGTTGCTTTTGCCATTGCCCTATTAGTTCTGACGCCTAGTTTTTCCACTCATGCCCAGTCAACTACGGAAGCACATAAGATCCAGAAAAGGTCAATTTTGCATCCGCCTCACGACTATCGAAATAAAGTCATAGATTCAACAACCCCTACTTTTGCCTCGATTGGTCTCACAGTTTCACCTGGAAGTGATTCAAATTCCACCTTTAATTTTGAGGGAACGGGATTTGTAGTAGGGAAAAATACGTTTGTAACTAATAATCACGTGGCAATAAAATTCAGAAATGCAAATCCAATTAACAAAGGTGCCACAAATTCAGCTTGGTTTTATCCAGGAAGAGATGGAGATTATCTTCCGTTTGGCAAGTTTAAAATCATTGATGTGGCTTATTCGCCAAATGCTGACATTGCTGTAGTGACAGTAGGGAAACAAAATGATCTTCCATACGGGAAAGAGCTAGGAGATGTGGTTGCGCCATTAAAAGTTAAGAAGTTTTCCACGACAGATAGAAAAGTAACGATTTCAGGTTATCCCGGTGAAAAAAACAAGACACAGTGGTATGATACTAATCGTGTAGAAATTCATAACTTTGATAATTTAGAATCCCCTACTTTAATGTATGATATTGATACAACGCCTGGACAATCAGGTTCGCCAATTTTTAATACTTCCCATGAAGTGGTTGGTGTCCATTCAAACGGTGGCAGAGGCAATAATGGGAATTTACGTAATTTAGGGCAGCGCTTAAATAGCGTAAATTATAATTTTATCATGAAACGTGTTAATGAAGAGAATCAAAAATTATATACATCTAATGCAGATAGATGGGTCTGGAATTAA
- a CDS encoding polysaccharide deacetylase family protein — MNKKYLVLCVIVVVVLIGGLLGFKAWQKSQFNKSREAALQQVDSKMQQEVSNKHYTKVEKKVSGADVVAYIPRLKDKTDNVGLKDEIFKAAADEQKMISKKWKKDGILFYTFKYKQAGKNTRSVMMQQEAYIKKANQLEKVNQTPIGKGFVVDNDTERLLKLNDLFINWPDKIAELRRVMQNALMKTKQIPLQNIQVLGKVDYLKDLATTNFALSDKKLMIPVSVPGYPKIKTADIDLSDIAEHVNPKYLPNDIKPSKKTEPVTGKKIALTFDDGPNPKTTPKVLELLKKYHVKATFFVLGKAAKAHPDLVKEEYEAGHEIGNHSWDHPQLTKKSPEEVSSQILKTQFVIYQATGHFPDFVRPPYGAVHKDTAENIGIPIAQWSVDTMDWKLKKPPLITNQVKARAYDGAIVLMHDIHPFTFASLENTLKELKKQDYQFVTVSEMLKSQPQIGHQYFDNNDERIVK, encoded by the coding sequence TTGAATAAAAAGTATTTGGTGTTGTGCGTTATTGTTGTCGTTGTTTTAATTGGCGGCCTACTTGGCTTTAAAGCTTGGCAGAAATCTCAATTCAATAAATCGCGTGAAGCGGCGCTACAACAAGTGGATTCAAAAATGCAACAAGAAGTAAGTAATAAGCACTACACAAAAGTTGAAAAAAAAGTAAGCGGTGCAGATGTTGTTGCCTATATTCCTCGCCTAAAAGATAAAACCGATAACGTGGGACTTAAAGATGAGATTTTTAAAGCCGCAGCAGACGAACAAAAAATGATTAGTAAAAAATGGAAAAAAGATGGCATTCTTTTTTATACCTTTAAATATAAGCAGGCAGGAAAGAATACAAGGAGTGTCATGATGCAACAAGAAGCGTACATTAAAAAAGCTAATCAATTGGAAAAAGTGAATCAAACACCAATTGGCAAGGGCTTTGTTGTTGATAATGATACAGAGCGTTTACTAAAGTTAAACGATCTTTTCATCAACTGGCCTGATAAAATTGCTGAACTCCGTCGTGTTATGCAAAATGCACTAATGAAAACCAAGCAAATACCATTACAAAACATTCAAGTGCTAGGTAAAGTGGATTATTTAAAAGATTTAGCAACGACTAATTTTGCTTTATCTGATAAAAAATTAATGATTCCAGTGAGCGTTCCTGGTTATCCAAAAATAAAAACAGCGGATATTGATTTAAGCGATATCGCTGAGCACGTTAATCCTAAATATTTACCAAATGACATTAAACCTTCTAAAAAGACTGAACCAGTGACTGGGAAAAAAATTGCGTTAACTTTCGACGATGGCCCAAATCCGAAAACGACACCTAAAGTTTTGGAGCTTTTGAAAAAATATCATGTTAAGGCTACCTTCTTTGTGCTAGGGAAAGCTGCAAAAGCCCATCCAGATTTGGTTAAAGAAGAGTATGAAGCTGGGCATGAAATTGGAAATCATTCTTGGGATCATCCCCAATTAACGAAAAAATCTCCAGAAGAAGTTTCAAGCCAAATTTTAAAAACACAATTCGTTATTTACCAAGCAACAGGCCATTTTCCAGATTTTGTTCGCCCACCTTATGGAGCTGTTCATAAAGATACGGCTGAAAATATTGGGATTCCAATTGCTCAGTGGAGCGTCGATACAATGGACTGGAAATTAAAAAAACCGCCCCTTATTACAAATCAAGTCAAAGCGCGTGCCTATGATGGCGCGATTGTCTTAATGCACGATATCCATCCTTTCACATTTGCAAGTTTGGAAAATACTTTGAAAGAACTAAAAAAACAAGATTACCAGTTTGTAACCGTAAGTGAAATGTTAAAAAGTCAGCCACAAATTGGGCATCAATATTTTGATAATAATGATGAACGAATTGTGAAATAA
- a CDS encoding VanZ family protein, with translation MAILFYSSSETYEQQSMVSTLDKILAKQPLKEQLSTIHFTYGSSEVSVQAMGYSKFVEFFLRKGAHFFTYFAMGIFIYTGVRGYFGKKRLALWCALLIPLVFATSDEFHQYLTGGRTPLAQDVILDFCGAIIGVALTALIWRKIVKKHNKI, from the coding sequence ATGGCAATTTTATTTTACTCTTCTTCTGAAACTTATGAACAGCAATCGATGGTGTCAACGCTAGATAAAATACTGGCAAAACAACCTTTGAAAGAGCAACTTAGCACGATTCATTTTACATATGGTTCGAGTGAAGTGAGCGTTCAGGCAATGGGTTACAGCAAGTTTGTTGAGTTTTTTCTGCGTAAGGGAGCCCATTTCTTTACTTATTTTGCAATGGGAATTTTTATTTATACAGGGGTTCGGGGGTATTTTGGTAAAAAGCGTCTGGCGTTATGGTGCGCGCTTTTGATACCGCTTGTTTTTGCTACAAGCGACGAATTTCATCAGTATTTGACTGGGGGGAGAACACCGCTTGCGCAAGATGTGATTTTAGATTTTTGTGGAGCGATAATTGGTGTAGCTCTTACAGCACTCATTTGGCGAAAGATAGTAAAAAAACATAATAAAATATAA
- a CDS encoding LCP family protein → MARHQKKHKVRKGRIFITILFVLLIIIAGLAVIGYFQYNLSLKDAQKESKMKDFAFNGEKARGDTVNVLFIGSDSRGKDQGRSDSLMIASYNKKAKTPKLISLMRDTYVDIPGYGKNKINAAYSYGGPELVRKTVKENFGIDCNYYVVASFESFPKVIDTLAPNGIEITAEKDMSANIDAKIKAGKQKMDGHTLLQYARFRHDAEGDFGRVRRQQQVLQAVKEQAISATSIFKMPRVLGTIQGYTKTDLPTSLVLKTGMDFAFSRTQDVKTLTVPVKGTWENQRIAGAGAVLRINIAANQKAIQQFLSE, encoded by the coding sequence ATGGCTCGACATCAAAAAAAGCATAAAGTAAGAAAAGGTCGTATATTTATTACTATTTTATTCGTATTGCTAATCATTATTGCTGGACTTGCTGTGATCGGTTATTTTCAATATAACTTGAGTTTAAAAGATGCTCAAAAAGAAAGTAAAATGAAAGATTTTGCCTTTAATGGCGAAAAAGCACGTGGGGATACGGTAAATGTTCTTTTTATTGGTAGTGATTCACGTGGGAAAGATCAAGGTCGCTCGGATTCCTTAATGATTGCTAGTTATAATAAAAAAGCAAAGACACCTAAGCTCATTTCGCTAATGCGTGATACGTATGTAGACATTCCAGGCTATGGTAAAAATAAAATTAACGCTGCTTATTCCTACGGAGGACCTGAGTTAGTTAGAAAAACAGTAAAAGAAAATTTTGGAATTGATTGTAACTATTATGTAGTTGCTAGCTTTGAAAGTTTTCCAAAAGTTATTGATACCCTTGCGCCAAATGGTATCGAAATCACTGCTGAAAAAGATATGTCAGCCAATATTGACGCCAAAATTAAAGCTGGAAAACAAAAGATGGATGGACATACGTTGTTACAATATGCGCGTTTCCGTCATGATGCAGAAGGCGATTTTGGACGAGTAAGAAGACAACAACAAGTCTTGCAAGCTGTCAAAGAACAGGCGATATCAGCAACAAGCATTTTCAAGATGCCACGTGTGCTAGGGACCATTCAAGGCTATACAAAAACAGATTTGCCAACTAGCTTGGTGTTAAAAACAGGAATGGATTTTGCTTTTTCAAGAACACAAGATGTAAAAACACTCACCGTTCCAGTAAAAGGAACATGGGAGAACCAGCGTATTGCTGGGGCTGGAGCTGTACTACGCATTAATATTGCTGCGAATCAAAAAGCGATTCAACAGTTTTTAAGTGAATAA